From a region of the Alnus glutinosa chromosome 1, dhAlnGlut1.1, whole genome shotgun sequence genome:
- the LOC133872020 gene encoding uncharacterized protein LOC133872020: MKKVYGSEVEHYQNSRDYAAAVHKWNPGNMCGLLKKGNHFHRMFVCLDACKKGMIARCRPMIALDGCHLKGSYGGQLLCAVGRDENDDMYPIAYAVVESECRDSWIWFMATLLDFLGPIEERGWVFMSDRLMDTFYTVYPGIEHRFCIRHLHVNCKKKRWKGRAFKDELFGAAKATNESDFKRHLNTIKGMSEEAFDYLEKIDPRSWSRHAFGTSAKTDMISNNIAESFNSWIKDARDKPLITMLETIRRQLMNRYHTKREGDSQATNEICPKIRKKLERSKDLQRNYICQWRDRAVFEVENCYGSRRVVNIETMTCSCGRWQLNGISCPHACAAIYADRRNPEDFVHACYRYDTYKKAYAPSIHPMSGPDEWPKITVDTILPPLGNVSNDPVSEPNVTTTTNITGQPSQHSEVVGTENVSNDPVTEPNATGTSNVTWQPSQHSEVVGTNFTNFGYGGTVTTARGSHHDGV; the protein is encoded by the exons ATGAAGAAGGTGTATGGGAGTGAGGTTGAGCACTACCAAAACAGTCGGGACTATGCTGCAGCTGTGCACAAATGGAATCCGGGCAACATGTGTGGTTTGTTAAAAAAGGGCAATCATTTCCATAGGATGTTTGTATGCTTGGATGCATGTAAGAAAGGCATGATTGCTAGATGTAGGCCGATGATTGCATTGGATGGTTGTCATTTGAAGGGTTCATATGGGGGACAGTTGCTGTGTGCGGTAGGCAGGGAtgaaaatgatgacatgtaccCAATTGCTTATGCCGTTGTAGAATCCGAGTGTAGAGACTCATGGATATGGTTTATGGCTACTCTCCTTGATTTCCTTGGCCCTATCGAAGAGCGTGGATGGGTATTTATGTCTGATC GTCTCATGGATACATTTTATACTGTGTACCCTGGGATTGAACATAGGTTTTGTATCCGACATCTTCATGTTAATTGCAAGAAGAAAAGGTGGAAAGGAAGAGCATTTAAAGATGAATTGTTTGGAGCTGCTAAAGCCACAAATGAATCGGATTTCAAACGGCACCTCAATACAATTAAGGGTATGAGTGAAGAAGCTTTCgattatttggaaaaaattgatcCTAGAAGTTGGTCAAGGCATGCATTTGGAACCAGTGCCAAAACTGATATGATCTCCAATAACATTGCTGAATCCTTTAATTCATGGATTAAGGATGCTAGAGACAAGCCACTCATAACCATGTTGGAGACAATTAGGAGACAGTTGATGAATAGGTACCATACTAAAAGAGAAGGAGACAGTCAAGCCACTAATGAGATTTGTCCAAAGATCCGAAAAAAACTAGAGAGGTCTAAAGATCTACAAAGAAACTACATTTGTCAGTGGCGAGATAGGGCAGTGTTTGAGGTAGAGAACTGCTATGGTTCAAGGAGGGTGGTTAATATTGAGACAATGACATGTAGTTGTGGTAGATGGCAGCTTAATGGAATTTCGTGTCCTCATGCATGTGCTGCCATTTATGCTGATCGGCGTAATCCAGAAGACTTTGTGCATGCGTGCTACCGGTATGATACATACAAGAAAGCATACGCTCCTTCAATCCATCCAATGTCTGGGCCTGATGAATGGCCAAAAATTACTGTTGACACCATTCTACCACCATTG ggAAATGTGAGTAATGATCCGGTCTCGGAACCAAATGTGACTACAACAACCAACATAACGGGGCAGCCTAGTCAGCACAGTGAAGTGGTAGGAACT gAGAATGTGAGTAATGATCCAGTCACCGAACCAAATGCGACTGGAACATCCAACGTAACATGGCAGCCTAGTCAGCACAGCGAAGTGGTAGGAACTAATTTCACCAATTTCGGCTATGGG GGTACTGTCACAACTGCTAGGGGTTCACACCATGATGGGGTATAG
- the LOC133873419 gene encoding uncharacterized protein LOC133873419 — protein sequence MSKMRVAVIGAGISGLVSAYVLAKAGADVVLYEKEDYLGGHAKTVNVDGIDLDLGFMVFNRVTYPNMMEFFESLGVDMEASDMSFAVSLDNGQGCEWGSRNGLSSLFAQKKNVLNPPFWQMIREIIKFKHDVLSYLDVLENNPDIDRNETLGQFINSRGYSELFKKAYLVPICGSIWSCPAEGVMSFSAFSVLSFCRNHHLLQLLGRPQWLTVRWRSHCYVKKVREVLESKGCQIRTRTEVHSVSTTDKGCIVMDGDGSEEMYSGCILAVHAPDALRILGDQATFDEKRILGAFQFVYSDIFLHRDKSLMPKNQAAWSAWNFLGSTDSKVCLTYWLNVLQNIGETRLPFLVTLNPDHTPKHVLLKWSTAHPVPSVAASKASLELDHIQGKRGIWFCGAYQGYGFHEDGLKAGMAAAHSMLGKSCALLSNPKHMVPSLIETGARLFVTRFLGCYISAGCLILLEDGGTVFTFEGTKKKCPLKTVLRVHSPQFYWKVMTQADLGLADAYINGDFSFVDKKEGLLNFFMILIASRDGNSSISKLNKKRGWWTPLLFTAGIASAKYFFQHVSRKNTLTQARRNISRHYDLSNDLFALFLDETMTYSCAVFKKEDEDLKVAQLRKISLLIEKARIDKNHEVLEIGCGWGSLAIEVVKRTGCKYTGITLSEEQLQFAEMNVKEAGLQDHIKFLLCDYRQLPNTRKYDRIISCEMLEAVGHEFMEAFFGCCESVLAEDGLLVLQFISIPDERYDEYRQSSDFIKEYIFPGGCLPSLSRVTSAMAAASRFCVEDLENIGIHYYQTLRYWRKNFLEKQSKILSLGFSEKFIRTWEYYFDYSAAGFKTHTLGNYQVVLSRPGNAAAFDNPYQTMPSAS from the exons ATGTCGAAGATGAGGGTGGCAGTAATTGGTGCTGGGATTAGCGGGCTGGTTTCGGCGTATGTTCTGGCAAAAGCCGGGGCGGATGTGGTGCTGTACGAGAAGGAAGACTACTTGGGCGGCCATGCCAAGACCGTCAATGTCGACGGCATTGATCTTGACCTTGGTTTCATGGTGTTCAATCGT GTTACATATCCAAATATGATGGAGTTCTTTGAGAGTCTTGGAGTTGACATGGAAGCATCAGATATGTCATTTGCAGTGAGCTTAGACAATGGCCAAGGTTGTGAATGGGGGAGCCGAAATGGTTTGTCAAGTTTATTCGCACAGAAGAAGAATGTGTTAAATCCACCATTTTGGCAAATGATTAGGGAAATCATAAAGTTCAAGCATGATGTCCTAAG tTACCTTGACGTGCTTGAGAACAACCCGGACATTGATCGCAATGAGACCTTGGGACAGTTCATCAACTCACGGGGTTACTCTGAATTGTTTAAGAAAGCTTATCTT GTACCAATATGTGGCTCAATTTGGTCCTGCCCTGCTGAAGGAGTTATGAGCTTTTCAGCTTTCTCTGTTCTTTCATTTTGCCGAAATCATCATCTACTTCAG CTCCTTGGCCGCCCACAGTGGCTCACTGTCAGATGGCGTTCACATTGTTACGTGAAGAAG gtCAGAGAAGTTCTGGAGAGCAAAGGTTGTCAAATTAGGACTCGAACTGAGGTACATTCAGTTTCAACAACTGATAAGG GTTGCATTGTAATGGATGGAGATGGTTCCGAAGAAATGTACAGTGGTTGTATATTGGCTGTCCACGCCCCTGATGCTTTGAGAATATTAGGAGACCAAGCAACATTTGATGAAAAGAGAATACTTGGTGCTTTTCAATTTGTCTACAG TGATATTTTCCTTCACCGTGACAAAAGTTTAATGCCCAAAAACCAAGCAGCATGGAGTGCTTGGAATTTTCTTGGAAGTACAGATAGTAAAGTATGTTTGACATACTGGCTCAATGTGCTTCAG AATATTGGTGAAACGAGACTACCTTTTCTTGTGACTCTCAACCCAGATCATACACCAAAACATGTCTTACTCAAGTGGTCAACTGCTCATCCAGTCCCGTCTGTTGCTGCATCAAAAGCTTCGCTTGAGCTTGATCATATCCAAGGGAAGAGAGGAATTTGGTTTTGTGGGGCATACCAGG GTTATGGCTTCCATGAGGATGGATTAAAG GCTGGCATGGCTGCTGCACATAGTATGCTCGGAAAAAGTTGTGCTCTTTTGAGCAACCCGAAACACATGGTACCTTCTTTAATAGAAACTGGAGCGCGCCTTTTTGTCACTAGATTCCTTGGATGTTATATATCTGCCGGATGTTTAAT TCTACTTGAGGACGGGGGCACAGTATTTACCTTTGAAGGAACCAAGAAAAAATGTCCTCTGAAAACTGTTTTGAGAGTTCATAGTCCCCAGTTTTACTGGAAG GTAATGACACAGGCTGATTTAGGCCTTGCAGATGCATATATAAATGGAGATTTTTCTTTCGTTGATAAAAAGGAaggtcttttaaatttttttatg ATTCTTATTGCCAGTAGAGATGGAAATTCGTCTATCTCaaaattgaataagaaaag GGGCTGGTGGACGCCATTGTTATTTACAGCTGGTATAGCATcagcaaaatatttttttcagcaTGTTTCAAGGAAAAATACTCTTACACAAGCTCGCAGGAACATCTCTCGTCATTATGACCTG AGTAATGACCTTTTTGCTCTGTTCTTGGATGAAACAATGACATACTCCTGTGCTGTATTCAAG AAGGAAGATGAAGACTTAAAGGTTGCACAACTGAGAAAGATCTCTCTTCTGATTGAAAAG GCAAGAATTGATAAAAATCATGAAGTTCTTGAGATTGGGTGTGGTTGGGGAAGCTTAGCTATTGAAGTTGTCAAACGAACTGGATGCAAGTACACTGGCATAACTCTGTCTGAGGAGCAATTGCAATTTGCGGAAATGAATGTGAAAGAAGCTGGCCTTCAG GACCACATTAAATTTCTTCTTTGCGACTACCGCCAATTGCCTAATACCCGCAAATATGACAGAATCATATCTTG TGAGATGCTAGAAGCTGTTGGCCATGAGTTTATGGAAGCCTTTTTTGGTTGCTGTGAATCAGTATTAGCAGAAGATGGGCTTCTTGTTCTGCAG TTCATATCAATACCAGATGAACGTTATGATGAGTACAGGCAAAGTTCAGATTTCataaaggaatatatatttcCTGGTGGATGCTTGCCTTCGTTAAGTAGAGTAACATCAGCCATGGCTGCTGCATCCAGATTCTG TGTGGAGGACCTGGAGAACATAGGGATTCATTACTACCAAACACTCAGATACTGGCGAAAGAATTTTCTCGAGAAGCAGAG CAAAATCCTCAGTCTCGGGTTTAGTGAAAAATTCATTCGGACATGGGAATATTACTTTGATTATTCTGCTGCTGGTTTTAAGACACATACACTCGGAAATTATCAG GTTGTATTATCACGTCCCGGCAATGCTGCAGCGTTTGATAATCCATATCAAACTATGCCTTCAGCAAGTTGA